One Aerococcus urinaeequi DNA segment encodes these proteins:
- a CDS encoding GMP reductase produces the protein METFDYEQVQLIPAKCVITSRSQADTSIEFGGREFNIPVVPANMQTVLNEELAEELARKGYFYIMHRFEPEKRMPFIKHMNAEGLFASISVGVKPEEYTFIDEIKASGERVDYMTIDIAHGHSETVIDMIKYIKEQIPETFVIAGNVATPEAVRDLENAGADATKVGVGPGRVCITKIKTGFGTAGWQLQAIKLCAKAARKPIIADGGIRTNGDIAKSVRFGASMVMVGSLLAAHVESPGETVEQDGVTYKEYFGSASQFQKGIYKNVEGKKMLIESRGSLWHTMREMQEDLQSSISYAGGRDLGALRTVDYMIVPTIYNGD, from the coding sequence GTGGAAACTTTTGATTATGAACAAGTCCAATTAATACCTGCTAAATGTGTGATTACAAGCCGTAGCCAGGCAGACACTTCAATTGAATTTGGAGGTCGTGAATTTAATATACCAGTTGTGCCAGCAAACATGCAGACTGTATTAAATGAAGAGTTAGCTGAAGAATTGGCCCGCAAAGGTTACTTCTATATTATGCACCGTTTTGAACCAGAAAAACGTATGCCATTTATCAAGCATATGAATGCTGAAGGTTTATTTGCGTCAATTTCTGTTGGTGTAAAACCAGAAGAATATACTTTCATCGATGAAATCAAAGCAAGTGGTGAACGCGTAGACTACATGACAATTGATATCGCGCACGGTCATTCAGAGACTGTTATCGATATGATTAAATACATTAAAGAACAGATTCCAGAAACATTTGTGATTGCTGGTAACGTGGCAACACCTGAAGCAGTGCGTGATTTAGAAAACGCTGGCGCTGACGCTACTAAAGTAGGGGTTGGACCTGGTCGTGTATGTATCACTAAAATCAAAACAGGTTTTGGGACTGCTGGTTGGCAATTACAAGCGATTAAATTATGTGCTAAAGCAGCGCGTAAACCAATTATCGCTGATGGTGGTATCCGTACAAACGGTGATATTGCGAAATCTGTACGTTTCGGTGCATCAATGGTTATGGTCGGTTCATTATTAGCTGCCCACGTTGAATCACCAGGTGAAACTGTAGAGCAAGATGGTGTAACTTATAAAGAATACTTTGGTTCAGCATCTCAATTCCAAAAAGGTATCTATAAAAACGTTGAAGGTAAGAAGATGTTGATCGAAAGCCGTGGTAGCTTATGGCACACAATGCGTGAAATGCAAGAAGATTTACAATCAAGTATTTCATATGCAGGTGGCCGTGACCTAGGTGCTTTACGTACGGTTGACTACATGATCGTACCAACTATTTACAACGGTGACTAA